One window of the Ramlibacter henchirensis genome contains the following:
- a CDS encoding NADPH:quinone reductase yields MKAAYYERTGPAGEVLQLGDMPDPVPSAGEVRVRVLWSGVNPSDVKSRMGFRSKDLPFPRVVPHSDGMGVIDSVGEGVHGGRVGERVWVWNAAWGRPFGTAAQFVVLPAEQAVPLAAGAPDEAGACLGIPALTAMHAVLVAGGVQGKTVLVQGGAGAVGHYAVQFAKQLGAAQVIATAGSEAKAQLARDAGADVLVNYKQEDLTARVLDATGGKGVDRIIEVDIGANGTVDPACMRDGADVVVYGSGQSRFSLDFFPLIARNIELRFFMVYILEREHRARAIKCLDKLLDKGTVRHNIAHRLPLAEIARAHDMVGDGSAGGNVVLRVGG; encoded by the coding sequence ATGAAAGCGGCCTACTACGAACGCACCGGCCCGGCCGGCGAAGTCCTTCAGCTCGGCGACATGCCCGACCCCGTGCCCTCCGCCGGCGAAGTCCGCGTGCGAGTGCTATGGAGCGGCGTCAATCCATCCGATGTCAAGTCGCGCATGGGCTTTCGCAGCAAGGACCTGCCGTTCCCGCGAGTCGTGCCGCACAGCGACGGCATGGGCGTCATCGATTCGGTGGGCGAAGGCGTGCACGGCGGGCGCGTCGGCGAGCGGGTGTGGGTGTGGAACGCGGCTTGGGGCCGTCCATTCGGCACCGCGGCGCAGTTCGTCGTGCTTCCCGCCGAGCAGGCGGTGCCGCTTGCAGCCGGCGCGCCTGACGAAGCTGGCGCATGCCTGGGCATCCCGGCGCTCACGGCGATGCATGCGGTCCTCGTGGCGGGCGGCGTGCAGGGCAAGACGGTGCTGGTGCAGGGCGGCGCGGGGGCGGTGGGCCACTATGCGGTGCAGTTCGCAAAACAACTCGGCGCGGCGCAGGTGATCGCCACGGCGGGCAGCGAAGCGAAGGCGCAGCTCGCGCGTGATGCGGGCGCGGATGTGCTGGTCAATTACAAGCAGGAGGATTTGACGGCACGCGTGCTCGACGCGACCGGCGGCAAAGGCGTGGATCGAATCATCGAGGTCGACATCGGGGCAAATGGCACAGTCGACCCCGCATGCATGCGCGACGGCGCCGATGTCGTCGTGTACGGCAGCGGGCAAAGCCGCTTCTCGCTCGATTTCTTTCCGCTGATTGCGAGGAACATCGAGCTGCGCTTCTTCATGGTCTACATCCTGGAGCGCGAGCACCGCGCGCGCGCCATCAAGTGCCTGGACAAGCTGCTGGACAAAGGCACGGTCCGCCACAACATCGCGCATCGCCTGCCGCTCGCGGAGATTGCGCGGGCGCACGACATGGTGGGCGATGGCTCGGCGGGCGGCAACGTGGTGCTGCGCGTCGGCGGCTAA
- a CDS encoding VOC family protein, translating to MIRKLTEIGIAVADLDAAVELLRRTLGASPGPVQRFEDYGMEFCLCRVADIDFEVMAPCGDGDILNPFLERFGQGLHQIAFHVDDVAATQANVIGSGLEFLDAEPRIQHFLLRHGISCDVKEAQCSFAFTRPASILGTLFEFIQYPPGFDTFAASANLRRKNDDYSCGVCRPKLVLRARGVCRRTCHQERAPQVVQSRRPP from the coding sequence ATGATCCGCAAGCTGACCGAGATCGGGATTGCGGTTGCAGACTTGGATGCCGCCGTCGAGTTGCTGAGGCGCACGCTCGGCGCCAGCCCCGGCCCGGTGCAGCGATTCGAGGATTACGGCATGGAATTCTGCCTTTGCCGCGTGGCGGACATCGACTTCGAGGTGATGGCTCCCTGTGGCGATGGCGACATCCTGAACCCGTTTCTCGAACGCTTCGGACAGGGGCTCCACCAAATTGCATTCCACGTGGACGACGTGGCAGCCACGCAGGCTAACGTGATTGGCAGTGGCCTCGAGTTTCTGGATGCAGAGCCCCGCATCCAGCATTTCCTGCTGCGCCATGGAATCTCCTGCGACGTGAAGGAGGCGCAGTGTTCGTTCGCGTTCACGCGACCTGCATCGATTCTCGGAACACTGTTCGAATTCATCCAATACCCGCCGGGCTTCGACACGTTTGCAGCATCGGCCAACCTCAGGAGGAAGAATGATGACTACAGCTGCGGCGTCTGCAGGCCCAAGCTCGTCCTCCGTGCTAGAGGCGTTTGCCGACGAACTTGCCATCAGGAACGTGCTCCTCAGGTGGTGCAGAGCCGTCGACCGCCTTGA
- a CDS encoding nuclear transport factor 2 family protein, whose product MTTAAASAGPSSSSVLEAFADELAIRNVLLRWCRAVDRLDCAGMRAVFHPDAVDRHGPFEGTVDELIAWISERHRSVAFSSHSISNIVVDFNGRDFNGSNLAVSESYVRTIQSYPADAGSSLAQLTGQPVSGSSAGFDMFSSARYVDRFERRDGPWLIARRTVVHDWKRVVPIPQDAPRPKPQWAIGRRDSRDPLFEELREIGLLP is encoded by the coding sequence ATGACTACAGCTGCGGCGTCTGCAGGCCCAAGCTCGTCCTCCGTGCTAGAGGCGTTTGCCGACGAACTTGCCATCAGGAACGTGCTCCTCAGGTGGTGCAGAGCCGTCGACCGCCTTGACTGCGCCGGCATGCGCGCGGTTTTTCATCCTGACGCGGTCGACCGCCATGGCCCGTTCGAGGGAACGGTCGATGAACTGATCGCCTGGATCTCAGAACGCCACCGGTCGGTGGCCTTTTCGAGTCACTCGATCTCCAACATCGTGGTGGATTTCAACGGCAGGGATTTCAACGGCAGCAACCTGGCTGTGTCGGAGAGCTACGTCAGGACGATCCAGAGTTACCCGGCGGATGCCGGCTCGAGTCTCGCGCAACTCACCGGCCAGCCCGTTTCAGGAAGCAGCGCGGGGTTCGACATGTTCTCCTCGGCGAGGTACGTCGATCGCTTCGAGCGTCGTGATGGTCCATGGCTCATCGCCCGGCGCACGGTGGTCCATGACTGGAAGCGAGTCGTGCCAATCCCGCAGGACGCCCCGCGGCCAAAGCCGCAGTGGGCCATCGGCAGACGCGATTCGCGAGATCCCCTGTTCGAGGAACTGCGGGAAATCGGCTTGCTGCCCTGA
- a CDS encoding antibiotic biosynthesis monooxygenase family protein: MIFEIADLRVEAQHVSEFESVVAAAARDYIAKAGGYLRHRILRGVESPNRFVLVIEWGTIEDHTVGFRNSPAYLEWRNRVGPFFASAPLVEHFSVVE, translated from the coding sequence ATGATTTTCGAGATTGCGGACCTGCGCGTTGAAGCGCAACACGTTTCTGAATTCGAGTCTGTGGTGGCTGCAGCCGCACGCGACTACATTGCCAAGGCCGGCGGCTATCTGCGTCATCGCATCCTCCGTGGCGTCGAGTCGCCCAACCGTTTCGTGCTCGTCATCGAATGGGGAACGATTGAAGACCACACCGTCGGATTCAGGAATTCGCCTGCCTATCTGGAATGGAGAAACCGGGTGGGCCCGTTCTTCGCATCGGCGCCGCTGGTAGAGCACTTCAGCGTGGTGGAATGA
- a CDS encoding alpha/beta fold hydrolase: MTTRFKQGHISLDSFELFTGEVLDDVRLAYRTLGEPRLGDDGSMANAVLLFHGTGSSSALYERETLSSELFSPGGVLDPARYFIVLPDALGHGGSTKPSDGLRGRFPMYGYRDMVKAQYLLARRLGIQRAELVGGISMGAMHTWLWGTTYPDFAKRLFPISSFPVAIAGRNLLWRQIIIEAILNDPGWQDGNYTERPTHWANVMPIMKVLLEGPAVLLRDIPDRNAAKSVFDAVVRENLAKDPADMLRAYQSSHDYDPLADLGKIRARLVAVNFEDDVVLPAELNVLQGSIQKVAHGMAVLVPAGPDTNAHYSQIEARFWAPYLRRLMAE; the protein is encoded by the coding sequence ATGACGACCAGATTCAAGCAGGGCCACATCAGCCTCGATTCGTTCGAGCTCTTCACGGGCGAAGTGCTCGATGATGTGCGTCTGGCCTACCGCACGCTGGGCGAACCTCGCCTGGGCGACGATGGCAGTATGGCGAACGCCGTGTTGCTCTTTCACGGAACCGGAAGCAGTTCAGCGCTGTATGAGCGCGAGACGCTCTCGAGCGAATTGTTCAGCCCTGGCGGGGTGCTCGATCCGGCGCGCTACTTCATCGTTTTGCCCGATGCGTTGGGCCATGGGGGTTCCACCAAGCCCAGTGATGGACTGCGCGGACGCTTTCCGATGTACGGCTATCGCGACATGGTGAAGGCTCAGTACCTGTTGGCAAGGCGTCTCGGCATTCAGCGCGCCGAGCTTGTGGGCGGCATCTCCATGGGCGCCATGCACACATGGCTCTGGGGGACCACCTATCCAGACTTTGCGAAGCGCCTGTTTCCGATCAGCAGTTTCCCGGTCGCAATTGCGGGTCGCAATCTCCTTTGGCGCCAGATCATCATCGAAGCGATCCTGAACGATCCGGGCTGGCAGGATGGCAACTACACGGAGCGTCCGACTCACTGGGCCAACGTGATGCCGATCATGAAGGTGCTGCTCGAAGGGCCCGCGGTGCTGCTGCGCGACATCCCTGACAGGAACGCTGCGAAATCGGTCTTCGACGCGGTAGTGCGGGAGAACCTGGCGAAGGATCCCGCGGACATGTTGCGGGCGTATCAGTCCTCGCACGACTACGATCCGCTTGCGGACCTGGGTAAGATTCGAGCCCGGCTCGTCGCTGTCAATTTCGAGGACGACGTGGTCCTGCCTGCGGAGTTGAACGTCCTGCAAGGGTCCATTCAAAAAGTAGCGCACGGGATGGCCGTGCTGGTGCCTGCAGGGCCCGACACGAACGCGCACTATTCCCAGATCGAGGCAAGATTTTGGGCCCCGTATTTGCGGCGCCTGATGGCTGAATGA
- a CDS encoding Bug family tripartite tricarboxylate transporter substrate binding protein has product MTSRRDILKSTLGAASMLTMGSSFAQAETTKMVIPVASGGLADILFRIIQDPLERLAGRPLVADYKPGGGGAIGLLQTARAPADGTTLGWAYSGPMSTIPILRPSVGYDPRTDLTPVSLIMRTPSVFFGSMNLPVSDIAGLIAYAKSGGKEITCGNAAVGGLGHLTSVLLGLRADIKLLHVPYTGTPALLTALMSGDLNIGTTAINTSIMKLVEDKRIKILGVASNGPSELVPGAMPVSQVLPGFKSEILYGAVAPKGTPRPIVERWNSAFVKVLSDKAIQAKYIQNSVIPMSSTPEQYSELIKAEYDQWADVIKRAGIDASAVR; this is encoded by the coding sequence ATGACCAGCCGCCGCGATATTCTCAAGAGCACCCTTGGTGCCGCCTCGATGCTAACGATGGGGTCCTCATTCGCCCAGGCCGAAACGACAAAGATGGTCATTCCGGTGGCGTCAGGTGGCCTGGCGGACATCCTCTTCCGGATCATTCAGGATCCGCTCGAAAGGCTCGCAGGCCGGCCTCTCGTCGCGGACTACAAGCCGGGTGGCGGCGGAGCGATCGGGCTGTTGCAGACGGCGCGCGCGCCTGCCGACGGCACCACCCTCGGTTGGGCTTACAGCGGCCCTATGTCGACGATACCGATTCTCCGTCCGAGTGTGGGCTACGACCCGCGCACGGACCTGACGCCTGTGTCCCTGATCATGAGAACGCCCAGCGTGTTCTTCGGCAGCATGAACCTGCCGGTCTCGGACATTGCGGGACTGATTGCGTATGCCAAGTCCGGTGGAAAAGAGATCACCTGCGGTAACGCGGCGGTGGGCGGCCTCGGCCACTTGACGAGCGTCCTGCTTGGCTTGCGCGCCGACATCAAGCTCCTGCACGTGCCATACACCGGCACGCCCGCCCTGCTGACGGCTCTCATGTCAGGCGACCTGAACATCGGGACAACGGCAATCAACACATCGATCATGAAGCTCGTTGAAGACAAGCGCATCAAGATTCTCGGCGTCGCCTCCAACGGCCCGTCCGAACTCGTGCCCGGTGCCATGCCAGTGTCGCAAGTCCTTCCCGGATTTAAGTCGGAGATCCTGTACGGTGCTGTTGCGCCCAAGGGGACACCGAGGCCGATCGTGGAGCGGTGGAATTCCGCATTCGTCAAGGTGCTGTCGGACAAAGCAATCCAGGCGAAATACATACAAAACAGCGTCATCCCCATGTCGTCAACGCCCGAGCAGTACAGCGAATTGATCAAGGCCGAATATGACCAATGGGCGGACGTGATCAAACGCGCGGGGATCGACGCCTCCGCAGTACGCTGA
- a CDS encoding alpha-hydroxy acid oxidase, which translates to MRVDDIHSVAAMRAAARRRLPKVVFDFVDGGATRENTLRDNEEAFSRWQFIPRVARDTTKVDVSVQAAGSKWSMPLGIAPTGLAGLLRPDGEILLAKAAARFGVPFCLSTMSVAPMEDVARGAPDCDLWFQLYIITDREKTASLLHRAQAVGCKTLCLALDQPAHGKRWRDLENGWRLPLRKDVRTFMDFATHPSWSLSALFNPVRFGNIDNTQGSFLRSAKKAGHSFDASVTWDDVEAIRAQWKGKLILKGLLSGEDVQHAHEVGADGVIVSNHGGRQLDDVPASIDALDAIRQQAGSSPRLLMDGGVRTGTDILKAVAIGASACMVGRPTLWGLAVGGQAGAERVLEILRNEFMIAVAIAGVRTLDDAASLVRRKPAEIHSPNAPAEHHDSRGG; encoded by the coding sequence ATGAGAGTCGACGACATTCATTCTGTCGCCGCGATGCGGGCGGCGGCTCGCCGGCGGCTACCGAAAGTGGTTTTCGACTTTGTGGACGGTGGAGCCACCAGGGAGAACACGCTGCGCGACAACGAGGAAGCCTTTTCGCGCTGGCAATTTATTCCGCGCGTCGCACGTGACACGACGAAGGTCGACGTCAGCGTACAGGCTGCCGGCAGCAAATGGTCGATGCCGCTCGGAATCGCGCCCACGGGCCTGGCCGGCCTCCTGCGGCCGGACGGCGAGATCCTCCTGGCGAAAGCGGCGGCCCGGTTCGGCGTGCCCTTCTGCCTGTCGACGATGTCCGTCGCTCCGATGGAAGACGTCGCGCGCGGCGCTCCGGACTGCGATCTCTGGTTTCAGCTCTACATAATCACGGACCGCGAGAAGACAGCTTCGCTCCTGCATCGCGCCCAGGCGGTGGGGTGCAAGACCCTGTGCCTGGCGCTGGACCAGCCTGCGCATGGCAAGCGCTGGCGGGACCTGGAGAATGGCTGGCGTCTGCCGCTGCGCAAGGACGTTCGCACGTTCATGGACTTTGCGACGCACCCCTCATGGAGTCTCTCTGCCCTGTTCAACCCGGTGCGATTCGGCAACATCGACAACACGCAGGGCTCCTTCCTCCGTAGCGCGAAGAAGGCCGGCCACTCATTCGATGCGTCGGTCACGTGGGACGATGTCGAGGCCATCCGGGCGCAGTGGAAGGGCAAGCTCATCCTCAAGGGGCTCCTCTCAGGAGAAGACGTCCAGCATGCGCATGAGGTTGGCGCGGACGGCGTGATCGTTTCCAACCATGGCGGCCGCCAGCTGGACGATGTGCCGGCGTCGATTGATGCGCTGGATGCCATCCGGCAGCAAGCCGGCAGCTCGCCGCGCTTGCTGATGGACGGCGGCGTGCGCACCGGCACGGACATCCTGAAGGCCGTTGCGATCGGCGCGTCCGCCTGCATGGTCGGGCGTCCGACTCTCTGGGGACTGGCCGTTGGCGGTCAGGCTGGAGCTGAAAGGGTCCTGGAAATCCTCAGGAACGAATTCATGATCGCGGTTGCCATCGCTGGGGTGCGAACCCTGGACGACGCGGCTTCGCTCGTGCGGCGCAAGCCCGCGGAAATCCATTCGCCCAACGCGCCCGCCGAACATCACGACAGCAGAGGCGGATGA
- a CDS encoding TetR/AcrR family transcriptional regulator translates to MKKALVASRDGRTDPATLVLGAEVSAKTQIKEYKEQLILSAAANLFYEKGFQKTTLDEIAAALNMTKPFIYTYFKSKDALLEALFDMVYSDFFGKAYAALNSRLGSPRARLEAFMDVFVRSNIQQHKITGILLEEEKNLSADRIAEIRRQQHEFDQRLTQLISEGVEVGEFNVADAAVCSLAISGMVRWTHRWYRRSGRLSEEELCAHMRGLALRLVGWSDPSTLTRTRGRPLRRTFPDRGHL, encoded by the coding sequence ATGAAAAAGGCATTGGTTGCCAGCAGGGATGGCAGAACGGACCCGGCAACACTCGTCCTGGGTGCGGAAGTCAGTGCAAAGACCCAGATCAAGGAGTACAAGGAGCAGCTGATCCTTTCTGCAGCCGCGAACCTCTTCTACGAAAAGGGTTTCCAGAAGACGACTCTCGACGAAATCGCGGCTGCGCTCAACATGACGAAGCCGTTCATCTACACATATTTCAAGTCGAAGGACGCCTTGCTGGAAGCGTTGTTCGACATGGTCTACTCGGACTTCTTCGGCAAGGCTTACGCCGCACTCAATTCGCGGCTGGGAAGCCCGCGCGCGAGGCTGGAGGCGTTCATGGACGTTTTCGTTCGCAGCAACATCCAGCAGCATAAGATCACAGGCATCCTGCTGGAAGAAGAAAAAAATCTCTCAGCGGACCGGATTGCGGAAATTCGCCGTCAGCAGCACGAGTTTGACCAACGCTTGACACAGCTGATCTCCGAAGGCGTGGAGGTCGGTGAATTCAACGTCGCCGACGCAGCCGTCTGCTCTCTCGCCATCAGCGGGATGGTGCGATGGACACACCGCTGGTACCGCCGTTCGGGTCGCCTCAGTGAAGAGGAGCTTTGCGCGCACATGCGCGGGCTCGCCCTGCGACTGGTCGGTTGGTCAGATCCGTCAACGTTGACCAGGACCAGAGGACGTCCGTTACGGCGGACCTTCCCGGACCGCGGTCATCTTTGA
- a CDS encoding TauD/TfdA dioxygenase family protein: MQTAAPDSPNVRVQPIKGEFVASVEGLDLRNTLSNEQAAWVEKTLAAHGVLIFRDQRIGDVEQLNFIKLFGPPKAASFSETQTEVRYLIDVTNADAEGNILPMTDKGAMFMRSNQQWHSDGTYNPLPHRITTLHARELPHNAPPTEYADMRGAWEALSGQRQSELQGLVVQHDRSWSLLQAGMTPEQLTEEHKSRTAPQPLVRVNKITGRKSLYLASHASHIVGWPVEEGRKLLKELIEHATQPQFVYTHMWQARDLVLWDDAATMHRAVPYKDRLVRRMKQGGAHEVAPLLQGA; the protein is encoded by the coding sequence ATGCAAACAGCCGCGCCTGATAGTCCCAACGTTCGTGTCCAGCCTATCAAGGGCGAGTTCGTCGCCTCCGTGGAGGGGCTGGACCTGCGCAACACGCTGTCCAACGAGCAGGCAGCCTGGGTCGAGAAAACGCTCGCCGCGCACGGTGTCTTGATTTTCCGCGATCAGCGCATCGGAGATGTGGAACAACTGAATTTCATCAAGCTGTTCGGCCCGCCCAAAGCGGCTTCGTTCAGTGAGACGCAGACCGAGGTCCGCTACCTGATCGACGTCACCAACGCGGACGCGGAGGGCAACATCCTGCCGATGACCGACAAGGGCGCGATGTTCATGCGCTCCAACCAGCAGTGGCATTCGGACGGCACCTATAACCCGCTGCCTCACCGCATCACGACGCTGCACGCGCGCGAGTTGCCGCACAATGCGCCACCCACGGAATACGCGGACATGCGCGGCGCGTGGGAGGCGCTCTCGGGCCAGCGTCAGAGCGAGTTGCAAGGCCTCGTCGTGCAGCATGACCGCAGCTGGTCGCTGCTGCAGGCCGGGATGACGCCCGAGCAGCTGACCGAGGAGCACAAGAGCCGCACCGCTCCCCAGCCGCTTGTGCGCGTAAACAAGATTACGGGTCGCAAGTCACTCTATCTTGCCTCCCATGCTTCCCACATCGTCGGCTGGCCCGTCGAAGAAGGACGAAAGCTCCTGAAGGAGCTGATCGAGCACGCGACGCAACCCCAATTCGTGTATACCCACATGTGGCAGGCGCGCGATCTCGTCCTGTGGGATGACGCCGCCACCATGCATCGCGCGGTTCCCTACAAGGATCGGCTCGTACGCCGCATGAAGCAAGGTGGCGCGCACGAAGTGGCGCCCCTTCTGCAGGGAGCATAG
- a CDS encoding TauD/TfdA dioxygenase family protein — protein sequence MREPLDAGQVDAIERALALHGVLVLAQQMLQDDDQVRLLRHLGEPRRASFKETQTATPYLINVTNVAEQGMLLPVTSSVALFMKAKTNGMPTAHSTLCPTGSPRSTCRRTARAAPRSSRSCGRTGARDAVAVPRLPCLAHVGWRLEKGRKLIDDLTAHATQSQFVYSHAWQLHDLVMWDNSATMHRATPYRAPFARRLKQGDVQEAAALVSQ from the coding sequence TTGCGCGAGCCGCTCGACGCCGGACAAGTCGACGCCATCGAGCGTGCGCTGGCCCTGCACGGAGTTCTCGTGTTGGCGCAGCAAATGCTGCAAGACGATGATCAGGTGCGCCTCCTGCGGCACCTGGGCGAGCCCCGGCGTGCATCATTCAAGGAAACACAAACCGCCACGCCATACCTCATCAATGTCACCAATGTGGCCGAGCAGGGGATGCTCCTGCCGGTGACGAGCAGCGTGGCGCTGTTCATGAAGGCCAAGACCAATGGCATGCCGACGGCACATTCTACCCTTTGCCCCACCGGGTCACCACGCTCCACGTGTCGTCGGACAGCCAGGGCCGCACCCCGAAGCAGCCGCTCGTGCGGACGAACAGGCGCACGGGACGCAGTCGCTGTACCTCGCCTCCCATGCCTCGCACATGTCGGCTGGCGCTTGGAGAAGGGACGCAAGTTGATCGACGACTTGACCGCACATGCGACACAAAGCCAGTTCGTCTATTCGCATGCCTGGCAGCTGCATGATTTGGTGATGTGGGATAACAGTGCGACCATGCACCGTGCAACCCCGTACCGCGCGCCATTCGCGCGCCGCCTGAAGCAAGGTGACGTGCAAGAAGCCGCGGCCCTCGTTTCGCAGTGA